The genomic window TCGCCTCGCTTCCATGAATTAGCAAGGCAAATTATCCTGGTCATAGATGGCATATTTTTACATTTCCCCATTTATCATTTAAATATTCAGCAACTAAACGGCGATGACAATGGTGGGGTTTTGCTTCGCTGCATAAAAGACAGCCACTATCTAAAATATATGGTGAAATTTTATCCTCAATCTTCCGTTTTCCGATTAAATCTAAAAACTTCTTTTCGTAAGTTTCCCAGTCACCGCCTTTTTTCTTGTAGTCATCCAATATATCCTTAGTTGGTGCAAGTTCTAAAATGTGAACGTATTCGATATTGCCTATTTTTTGCAGAAAATATTCTAAATCTTTGCGTTTGGCAAAGCCTGCTAATTGGGAAACATTATTTAATCGAGTGTCTATTACTCGTTTTACCCCAGATTTGAGGATGGTTTCAAAAAATTGCTCGGCACTTTTTTGGGTAAAGCCAATGGTAAATAAGTTAATCTCTTTATTCATTTTCATTGTGATTCTGCTCTATTTTTA from Leptolyngbyaceae cyanobacterium includes these protein-coding regions:
- a CDS encoding DUF488 domain-containing protein, with the protein product MNKEINLFTIGFTQKSAEQFFETILKSGVKRVIDTRLNNVSQLAGFAKRKDLEYFLQKIGNIEYVHILELAPTKDILDDYKKKGGDWETYEKKFLDLIGKRKIEDKISPYILDSGCLLCSEAKPHHCHRRLVAEYLNDKWGNVKICHL